In one Vulgatibacter incomptus genomic region, the following are encoded:
- a CDS encoding choice-of-anchor D domain-containing protein has protein sequence MKKGLRYAAVAALFSLPFAGCNCSTPKSVASPGVLDVEEPIEPAYGLVCNESKTAKTYLVRNLGRSSLSGDVKIEGPDAAFFNADPDTFSVGPSGSASVVVTYSPTGNVSGKKHRASIVFTSTGGNKDFPLGGEVSTVPVAPALSFNCGDSLDICESAGIGVSCCQAAKPEDKPATKHLNFGKIALGQVRTAAAKVANLGCDDLQVTNVKIEKLPGDNCGDDEVKVKGFSSFTLVGSPKPESVATRDVVFEFAPNAKACQVNRKYVITTNDPAAPADSAAASGVLSGSATAPDLVITPDPADFGGVSQGQSKDLDLLVRNSGSESLTISSMEIIEDPANEFSIEGIHRCTTDLPATNNVLAPATADPDRCLTDKVEVKVRYAPSLSHSANAKLRVNHPGVGNGATTADLLGKSTPKLTTHPSDMVLFAAPGNPLLGCGAGDGIHCTAPNCADACTTDGECAPGRCLDGVCDFGAMCVPACGVATRTVAICNGASAVADLVIQPPRIRSNVGDPNPPVDGDDPAKLLFTLTNNCPGRAIQPGTCCNETLTYNDSRFGGTVAAELVIDSNDGTAGGPDGGPYVLLLQAQSLGSSRIPVPDVTAPSNPQKDTWVRLDGSPSSVGLGTITQYHWRLIKIDKTTTSRLPIGGIDPNDPNRNCPPDYNGGQCFRFTDGSHKALEFFADMPGPVQYTFGLMVDGSICDPVWTSLDNEARVIVTMAAAPIGDN, from the coding sequence TTGAAGAAGGGTCTACGTTACGCCGCGGTCGCGGCCCTGTTTTCGCTCCCGTTCGCGGGCTGCAATTGTTCGACTCCCAAATCGGTCGCCTCCCCGGGCGTGCTCGACGTCGAGGAGCCGATTGAACCCGCCTACGGCCTGGTGTGCAACGAGTCGAAGACGGCGAAGACCTACCTGGTGCGGAACCTAGGTCGCTCGTCCCTGAGCGGCGACGTGAAGATCGAGGGCCCGGACGCCGCCTTCTTCAACGCCGACCCCGATACCTTCTCCGTGGGCCCGTCGGGATCGGCCAGCGTGGTGGTCACCTACTCGCCGACGGGGAACGTGTCGGGCAAGAAGCACCGCGCCTCGATCGTCTTCACCTCCACCGGCGGGAACAAGGACTTCCCGCTCGGCGGAGAGGTCTCCACCGTCCCCGTGGCACCGGCCCTCTCCTTCAACTGCGGCGATAGCCTCGACATCTGCGAGTCGGCGGGGATCGGCGTATCCTGCTGCCAGGCCGCGAAGCCCGAGGACAAGCCGGCCACCAAGCACCTGAACTTCGGCAAGATCGCCCTCGGGCAGGTCCGGACGGCCGCGGCCAAGGTCGCGAACCTCGGCTGCGACGACCTCCAGGTCACCAACGTCAAGATCGAGAAGCTTCCCGGCGACAACTGCGGCGACGACGAGGTCAAGGTGAAGGGCTTCTCGAGCTTCACGCTCGTGGGCTCGCCCAAGCCGGAGAGCGTCGCCACGCGGGACGTCGTATTCGAGTTCGCGCCGAACGCGAAGGCGTGCCAGGTGAACCGCAAGTACGTGATCACGACGAACGATCCGGCCGCCCCGGCCGATTCCGCAGCTGCCTCGGGGGTCCTCTCGGGCTCCGCCACTGCGCCCGACCTCGTGATCACGCCCGATCCCGCCGATTTCGGTGGCGTGAGTCAGGGGCAGAGCAAGGACCTCGACCTCCTCGTGCGGAACTCCGGGTCTGAGTCGCTCACGATCTCGAGCATGGAGATCATCGAAGACCCCGCGAACGAGTTTTCGATCGAAGGAATCCATCGCTGCACCACCGATCTCCCCGCGACGAACAACGTGCTGGCTCCGGCCACCGCGGACCCGGATCGGTGCCTCACGGACAAGGTCGAGGTGAAGGTCCGCTACGCGCCCTCCCTCTCCCACTCGGCGAACGCGAAGCTCCGGGTGAACCACCCCGGCGTCGGCAACGGTGCTACCACGGCCGATCTCCTCGGCAAGTCCACTCCCAAGCTCACCACCCATCCCAGCGACATGGTGCTCTTTGCCGCCCCGGGCAACCCGCTGCTGGGCTGCGGCGCCGGCGACGGCATCCACTGCACGGCGCCCAACTGCGCGGACGCCTGCACCACCGACGGCGAATGCGCACCCGGACGCTGCCTCGACGGCGTGTGTGACTTCGGGGCCATGTGCGTGCCGGCCTGCGGCGTCGCCACCCGCACGGTCGCCATCTGCAACGGGGCGAGCGCCGTGGCCGACCTCGTGATCCAGCCGCCGCGGATTCGGAGCAACGTCGGCGACCCCAATCCGCCTGTCGACGGCGACGATCCGGCCAAGCTTCTTTTCACGCTCACCAACAACTGCCCGGGGCGCGCAATCCAGCCCGGCACCTGCTGCAACGAGACGCTGACCTACAACGACTCGCGCTTCGGCGGCACGGTCGCCGCGGAGCTCGTCATCGACAGCAACGACGGGACCGCTGGGGGCCCGGACGGAGGCCCATACGTCCTCCTGCTCCAGGCCCAGTCGCTGGGCAGCAGCCGGATCCCGGTGCCGGACGTGACCGCCCCCTCGAATCCGCAGAAGGACACCTGGGTGAGGCTCGACGGCAGCCCCTCGTCTGTGGGCCTCGGGACGATCACGCAGTACCACTGGCGGCTGATCAAGATCGACAAGACCACCACGTCGCGGCTGCCGATCGGGGGCATCGACCCGAATGATCCGAACCGCAACTGCCCTCCGGACTATAACGGCGGCCAGTGCTTCCGCTTCACCGACGGGAGCCACAAGGCCCTCGAGTTCTTCGCCGACATGCCGGGGCCCGTCCAGTACACCTTCGGCCTCATGGTTGATGGCAGCATCTGCGATCCGGTCTGGACGTCGTTGGACAACGAGGCACGGGTCATCGTGACGATGGCCGCCGCCCCCATCGGCGACAACTGA
- a CDS encoding PHP domain-containing protein, whose translation MIDLHAHTTASDGSLSPGELVRRAVAAGVGVLAITDHDTVDGVAAASSAAATMGLRIVPGVEISCRLGARELHILGHFLDPQDPVLLGSLEGFRRVRESRARAMIDRLREAGLDLRYEELLAIPGADEGSLGRPHVARLLLTKGLVRDFQEAFDRWLVEGAPGWVERPLPEATEAIGLIRRAGGAASLAHPALSGVTGAELMQLASLGLAGLEVDHPRQGTEIRRSLRAIAASLGLVATAGSDFHGEGGRPGQETMSKADFRAYERAAGEPEASKR comes from the coding sequence TTGATCGACCTCCACGCCCACACCACCGCTTCGGACGGCTCCCTCTCTCCGGGGGAGCTGGTCCGCCGGGCGGTGGCGGCTGGTGTCGGAGTCCTCGCGATCACCGATCACGACACCGTGGACGGCGTGGCCGCCGCATCGTCCGCTGCCGCGACGATGGGCCTGCGGATCGTCCCCGGCGTCGAGATCTCCTGCCGCCTGGGCGCCAGAGAGCTCCACATCCTGGGACACTTCCTGGACCCGCAGGATCCGGTCCTCCTCGGCTCCCTCGAGGGCTTCCGCCGCGTGCGGGAGTCCCGGGCGAGGGCGATGATCGATCGGCTCCGGGAGGCAGGCCTCGACCTCCGCTACGAGGAGCTCCTGGCGATCCCCGGGGCCGACGAGGGCAGCCTCGGCAGGCCCCACGTCGCCCGTCTGCTGCTGACCAAGGGGCTGGTCCGGGACTTTCAAGAAGCCTTCGACCGTTGGCTCGTCGAGGGAGCGCCCGGGTGGGTGGAGCGCCCGCTCCCCGAAGCGACCGAGGCGATCGGCCTGATCCGCAGGGCGGGTGGGGCGGCGAGCCTCGCCCATCCGGCGCTCTCGGGCGTCACGGGAGCCGAGCTGATGCAGCTCGCCAGCTTGGGCCTCGCCGGCCTGGAGGTCGATCATCCGCGCCAGGGTACCGAGATCCGCCGGAGCTTGCGGGCGATCGCCGCCTCGCTCGGCCTCGTCGCCACGGCCGGATCCGACTTCCACGGCGAGGGCGGCCGGCCGGGCCAGGAGACGATGTCGAAGGCCGACTTCCGGGCCTACGAACGGGCGGCCGGCGAGCCGGAGGCGAGCAAACGATAA
- a CDS encoding NADH-quinone oxidoreductase subunit A encodes MVVLLTFLSWLLGPKRMTAIKAEAFECGSESSGSARQRFGVKFYVVALLFVVFDVEAVFLYPWAVQFKELSWYGLATMSGFLFTLAMGLIYVWKKGALEWE; translated from the coding sequence ATGGTGGTTCTCCTCACCTTCCTCTCGTGGCTGCTCGGGCCCAAGCGCATGACGGCCATCAAGGCGGAGGCCTTCGAGTGCGGCTCGGAGAGCTCGGGATCCGCACGGCAGCGCTTCGGCGTGAAGTTCTACGTGGTGGCGCTCCTCTTCGTCGTCTTCGACGTCGAGGCCGTCTTCCTCTACCCGTGGGCGGTGCAGTTCAAGGAGCTGTCGTGGTACGGCCTCGCGACGATGAGCGGCTTCCTGTTCACGCTGGCCATGGGTCTGATCTACGTCTGGAAGAAGGGCGCGCTCGAGTGGGAGTAG
- a CDS encoding NADH-quinone oxidoreductase subunit B, protein MSSNFGMVTTRREEAEGFLQRMVSRGLGWARKYSLFQYPFVTACCGMEYMAISGARYDVARFGAEFPRFSPRQADLLMVVGTINQKQAPILKRVYDQMAEPKWVIAFGVCASSGGFYDNYAVLQGIDRIIPVDVYIPGCPPRPEQVLDGLILLQEKISAQTHKLIDHAPPEMTVDGKRDLLAGGMK, encoded by the coding sequence ATGTCCTCGAATTTCGGCATGGTGACCACCCGCCGCGAGGAGGCCGAGGGCTTCCTGCAGCGGATGGTGTCTCGCGGCCTCGGCTGGGCCCGCAAGTATTCGCTCTTCCAGTACCCGTTCGTGACCGCCTGCTGCGGCATGGAATACATGGCGATCTCGGGCGCGCGCTACGACGTGGCCCGCTTCGGCGCCGAGTTTCCGCGCTTCTCGCCCAGGCAGGCCGACCTGCTCATGGTCGTGGGTACGATCAACCAGAAGCAGGCGCCGATCCTGAAGCGCGTCTACGACCAGATGGCGGAGCCCAAGTGGGTGATCGCCTTCGGCGTCTGCGCCTCGTCCGGCGGCTTCTACGACAACTACGCGGTGCTGCAGGGCATCGACCGGATCATCCCGGTGGACGTCTACATCCCGGGTTGCCCGCCGCGGCCGGAGCAGGTCCTCGACGGCCTGATCCTCCTGCAGGAGAAGATCTCCGCGCAGACCCACAAGCTGATCGACCACGCGCCGCCGGAGATGACCGTCGACGGAAAGCGCGACCTGCTGGCCGGAGGCATGAAGTGA
- a CDS encoding NADH-quinone oxidoreductase subunit C gives MSEKALQRVAEKFPDAIVHGYAQHGDETLVVKRESLVDVMRFCHDDPELELKMPSSLTCVDYIDEKPRFELVYSLYSITLKHRLRIKVRVGEDDPTVPSVISVYRGMNFWERYCWDMYGIRFTDREADMKRLWLYEEFEGHPLRKDYPLRGRQGLIPELDVRDITRGPGPGPGSGPAARAAVARPSQLPILK, from the coding sequence GTGAGCGAGAAGGCCCTGCAGCGCGTCGCCGAGAAGTTCCCCGACGCGATCGTCCACGGCTACGCCCAGCACGGCGACGAGACCCTCGTCGTCAAGCGGGAGAGCCTGGTCGACGTGATGCGCTTCTGCCACGACGATCCGGAGCTCGAGCTGAAGATGCCCAGCTCGCTCACCTGCGTCGATTACATCGACGAGAAGCCCCGGTTCGAGCTGGTCTACTCCCTGTACTCGATCACCCTGAAGCACCGCCTTCGGATCAAGGTCCGGGTAGGGGAGGACGATCCCACGGTGCCCAGCGTGATCTCGGTCTACCGGGGGATGAACTTCTGGGAGCGGTACTGCTGGGACATGTACGGCATCCGGTTCACGGACCGTGAAGCCGACATGAAGCGGCTCTGGCTCTACGAGGAGTTCGAGGGCCACCCCCTCCGCAAGGACTATCCCCTCCGCGGACGCCAGGGGCTGATCCCGGAGCTGGACGTCCGCGACATCACCCGCGGCCCCGGACCCGGTCCTGGCTCGGGCCCTGCCGCCCGCGCGGCGGTGGCGCGTCCCTCCCAGCTCCCGATCCTCAAGTAG